Genomic DNA from Methylobacterium aquaticum:
ATAGGGCAGCGGATCTACATGAACTAAAGCGCGAGCTAAATCGGCCTACTTACTTCCAAGAGTCGTTGGATCTCGGACCCCCGATGGGGCCGGCTTCCGTGTCGACCGCTGTGGCCGAACCTCAACCCGCCGTTCGCAAGAAACCCGTCGACGACGGTTCGATGCATTGGCGAGCCGAGGTTGCGCTTGATCCGAAACACCGCCCCCAGCTTTGGAATAAGCCCTCTTCGACGGTAAGACGGGATTGGCGCAAATATCCTCAGGAAGCGCACGTTCTAGACGAAGATTGTCGGCGATACCGCCGCTTGACGCCGTCCGAAATCGCCGTGTTGCAAGGATTTGATAACATACTTGCCAAAAATACCGGATTTTCCGACCGACAAGTCATAGCGGCGCTTGGCAACGCGGTACCTCCTCAAATGGCCCGTGCCGTGATGGAGGGGGTGTGCCAGATAAAGTCCTTCAAAAAACACACTTCGATAGAAGTGTGCGCAGGCATCGGCGGCCTTGCGAGGGGAGCTGCCGAGGTTGGTTTCAAACACTTATCATGTCTCGACATTGATCCCGTTTGCGTTCAATTCCTTAAAAGGATGCCGGAACTTAAAAATTCAGAAATTAGCTCCGATGATTTACGGTATGCCCGACTCGATAGGTTCAAAGGCAAAGTCGGCCTCTTATCGGGCGGACCGCCTTGTCAGCCGTGGTCGTCCGGTGGGCTCCGTCGTGGCTCCGAGGACGATCGCGACGTTCTTGGCGAGATGCCGAACCTTATCTGCGATATCGAACCAGAATGCTTCGTGTTTGAGAATGTTGCCGGCCTCACCACAGGGCAGAACAAATCATATTTTGAAAAATTAATGAAAAAACTTCAGGAACCAGGGCCTGCTCTTCGTTACGGCGTACTTGCGGCTAAGCTGAATGCGGCAGATTTCGGCGTGCCCCAGGTTCGCGAGCGTGTCTTCATCATCGGGTTTCGTGACGAACCAGCCGTGAAGGTTCATAGGTGCTTCGACGCGATATGGAGTGCCCGCACGCATAGGGATCCGACCATCTCGGATGCGACGAGAAGCGAATGGCGCACGGTCGGCGAGGCGATCGGCGGTTTGCAAGATCCCGGCGGATGGAAATCCTGGTTTGGAAACGCGATCCCGGCAGACAAACTTCTGGAATGACGAGTGATGGACGACGTAACCATATCCAGCACTGATCGCGTCGAGCTAAATTGGCCGGGAAAACACGAAAAGGTCCGCGTTTTCCAAACCGACGAAGGCCTGTGGGATAAGGAACCAGTCTCGCATAAAGCCTCTCTGCGCGGCCTAGAAAAATTGAAATTCTTTCCTGGAAGCATTCCCGCCGAGGCATCGATACTTCTAAGTGGTCAGAGGCATGATGCCCTATCGTCGCTGACGCGATCTCTGGGACCCGTATTTCGCTTCATCTACATGGATCTGCCAAGGCTCAACGTTGATGATGTTGCGACCGCTTTCCAAAGCGCGTCCTCGCTGCGTCTGACAACCTGGTTGAACGTAGTACGGAATTTTTTGGTCGAGGTTCGAGAATTGCTCAGTCGTGACGGTGTCGTTGCCGTCCACTGCGGCGAGGACGAGTCTCAATATGCACGCATCATCCTAGACGAGCTGTTTCGGGATAAGCGAGTCGCCACGATAATGTGGCAAAAGGCATACTCGGCTCAAAACATGCCCGGGATGAAGTCATTCACTGATACTCATGATCTTATTTACGTTTACGCACGCGACCGCGATGCATTGCCAGCGGTAGGCCTCAGGAGACCGCCCAAGGGTTACGCGAACGCCGATCATGATCCGAGGGGAGCTTGGAAGGCTGAGCACAAGGGCGCTAAAACCCGCCGAGAAAACAGCGACTTTGATACCTTTCAGCCGCCCTATCGCTGGAAGATCGTCAAGGGTGAGCTGCCTGCCGGGTTGTGGCGGTTATCGCCTTATACGGGCGTTATTTGGGGTGTGCCAACCGTAGCGGGAACTTTCAAGTTCACCGCAGAGGTTACGGATATGCTCGGCAAGAGCAGCACCAAAGACTTTTCGATTACAGTGAAAAGCGCTGGCGAGCCGTCACCTCCGGGAGATATTCCCTGGATCTTCGAGGAGGTCAGCCCCAAGGGGAAGCTCAGGATCATAACCGATAAGTTGCCCGATGCGGTGGCGGACAAGACCTATTCGACCATTATTTTCGCTGATGGGGGGATCCCTTTAAAGGTCCAAAAATTAGGCCTGGTTCCGGACGATACTGGGATTTTGCGAAAGCCACGCTGATCGAAGCTTTCCAGAATGACTCCGTTTATCAGGGAAGTCGGCAACCGACTTCCATCCCCACCCGAAGAAGTACGAGCCCCCTGAAGGGGTCATGGAAATCGAGAACCAACAGTCAATTTGGCTTGGCAGGTCGAAGGGCAGCGACGACGAAATCGGTGATGTCTTCGCCGGATTTACCGAGGATGCCACAAAGCATCTCAAGGCACTAAAAGCTCTTGGCCATATCGAGTCCGAAATATCGACCGCCAAGCCCGAACGATTGATGCTACGTCTTCTAGATGTATTTACTAACAAGGAGATTTAGTGCTTGAAGTCATGTCGAGCACTGCGGATCTCACCGCCGTCGCGTTGAAATCGGGACGTCGAGCGATCGCACTTCAAGGCTCATCGGAGCGAGACAAGTCGATAACGTCGGGCTGCGCCATTCCTCGTTTGCGAGCCGTCCTTAAGGGATCGACCAAAATTTGGAAGACAAGATCCCAAAGGCTCGCATTTCAAAAGGTTCGTACATTCCGTATGCTGGCGGCGGAAGCTTGGCAACCGCCGTCGTGGGTCCGGAGATTGCAGTCCTGCTGGCCGACGATGACCATGCAACATTGACTGATGCGCTATCATCTATGAACTCTCATGAGCTTGCCGAAGCCATATTAACAGCAGAAGGTTACCTTCCGCCGGCGAAGGGCACGGATCTCGCGCTCGCTATAAGTGGGAAAGAGAAAGCCCTAGTCGTTCCACCTGAGCGTTACCTCACCCCCGAATTAGTCTCGGCAATTGCGAGCGAAGCGGCAGCCGATGCGGACCCACGTCCGACTCACGTTTATTATTTTTCGAGCGACCGATGACATCGACGAAAAGTCATTCGCCGGTAGGGTCTCGCTGAGACGCATTCCCTTCGATCTGCTAAGGCTGGATGTCGCGTAATGTCGGGACTGCGTGAGTATGCCCTTTCGCACGCGTATGATGCTGTTGTTGCGAAAGCGAGCTTCCGCAAACCTCAGCACGAGGCGTTCGATAAATTTCACCAGCTAATTAAAGCTCTCGGCGCCGACATAGGTTCGATGAGCCAGGAGGCATTAGCTGGTCGGATCTCCGATCTGGGCTATCTTGAGAGCATACCTGCCAACCTGATTTTTGATCTCGCCACCGGAGTCGGAAAAACTCGTCTCTTGGGCGGGTTGCTGGTTTATTTGGCATTGTCGAAGCAGACCAGAAATTGTCTTATTCTGGCTCCTCGTGTAGCCATTCTCGATAAGTTGAAGCGAGAAAGCGATCCGTCATCCTCGAAGTATCTTTTTATCGATCGATCATTGGTCACAAATCCTAATATTTGCTTTCGCAGTGATTTGTTGAGCTTCGAGCCAAATCCATCCAAGCTGAATGTTTTTATCCTTTCACCTCAGACTTTAACTGGTACCAAAGTGGGAACAGCCGGTGATTTCGGTCCATCTCTTCGGCAATATCTGACCGAGACGAACGATCTAATCGTTTTTTCCGATGAGGCACACCATTTTGGGAACAAGTCATTTGGTGCTTGGAGCGAAGCCGTTGCACAGCTTCAACCGAAGCTCCATCTGGGATTTACCGCGACTGCGCCGACGAGCGCAGCGAAGCGCATATTCTACTCCTATGGCCTGAATACATGTCTGAAAGAAGGAAAATACACGAAGGCCGTGAAGCTTTGGGTAGAGCCGAAGCCCGAAGATATTTCGGACGATGATTGGGACCATCAAACCATCGATTTCGGTTTGAAACGGCTTGAGGCTAAAAAAGAATCTATTGCAGAACTGCGGTCCGCCAAGCCGGATTTCCCGGAGGTATCTCCGGTCCTTCTAGTTGCTGCGAAAGATATCGCCCATGCTGATAAAATTGGTCTTTGGTTGCAAAACTATCGTGGACTCGACGAGTCCGAAGTCTATGTCGCTCACTCGGGCAAAAAGGCTTCTGCAAAAGTCACCGGAAATGCGATAGAAGCTGAGGTCGGGCGATTGGTAGCAATCGACCAACCAGGTAACAAGGTTAAGGTTGTCGTAAACGTTTTTCAGCTATCCGAAGGTTGGGACGTCACCAACGTTTGGGTGATTGCACCCCTTCGGTCGCTGGCAAGCTTCTCCAATGCCATCCAAACAATCGGAAGAGGACTACGGCTTCCAAGCGGCCGACGCGTGGGTGACGAAGAGACCGATACGCTCGACGTTCTATGCTTCGGCAAGGAGGATTTCGGGACGATCGTGAAGCAAGCCACGAAGGAGTTTGGGGAAGGTCCGGAAGGCTCTGCGGCCGTCGGCATTGTTGCCAAAAGCGAACATCGTGTCCGCGCCATGCGCCCGATGTCGCTAGAAGTTGTAAACGCCATCTCGTTTAAGGTGCCAGAGGTCGTTCGCACGCCGGGAGAGCCCGAGTTGGACTTTTCGCCCCAGATCACGCGAGGCATCAGCTCGTATGTAGAAGTCTACGATGTTGGAAGCGGAGAGTTCGGCAGCGACGACGGGTCCGCAGTCCGCAGAAGCTTCGAGACGGTCGTGCGAGCAGCGACATCGCAGGTAATCGATGGTCTCAGGTTCCTCGATCCCGTCAAGCATACGCCCGCCGTCCGAAAGATTGTAGAGAAAGTTCTTTTGGATCTTGGCGGTAAGCCAGGAATGCAAATATCGACCGACGCCGTCAAGCTGGGACTTGGGTCATGGATGCGATACGAAGTCGGTACCGGAGCATCGACTCGGTTTACGCGGCCGGTAAAACGTCAACGATTGTCGAAATCGCTTCGAAGGAAGTTCTAATTCCTGTCGAATTTGACGAAATTCCCTCGGTCGACCAGATTGTTGAGTGGAAATGACCCTCTATCGCGTTCCAATCGGTGGATGGAAAAAGTGCGTCTATAGTGCTGCTGCTTTTGAAAGCGCACCAGAGTACCATGCAGCAAAAATTCTGGATAAAGACGCGTCTGTCGTCTGGTGGCTCAGGAATGATCCCGCACAATTTCGTATTCCGACTCCGGCGGGGTACTTCGAGCCGGACTTTATTTACCTCGCTACCATGAAGGGATCCAATCGTATGCGGATTCTTGAGATCAAGGGCGAGCACCTCTGGAATGGGCCGGGATCATCGGCCAGGGTCAAGGCCGCAGGGGCAGCTGCCTGGGCTAAAGCGGTTCATGAGGCGAAAACTGAGCCCTATTGGGAGTTTCACGAAGTTCTAGGGCAAGATGCCGAAGCCTCGATGACGTTGGGAAGCATGTTGGACAAGGCGGTGATCTGCTTCCAGGTTCCCTAATCCCAAAAGATTGATAGAGCTCACTTGCGTGCGGCTGTTCTACCAGTGTTTTAAGCCACATCCTTGCCCGACGCTTCCAGTGTCAACGCCGATTGAAGTCTGACCCACCTTTTGGCTCTCCCGCGTTTGTGGTGCAGGCGTAGCGGTCACACCGCCAGCACGCGGGCGCGCAGCAGGTCGAGCTTGGCACGCCCGTACATCGTCCGCTTCAGCGTCTTCACGCGGTTGATCTGTCCCTCGACGGGGCTCGTGCTCCAGGACAGCGCGAGCGCGGCTTCCACGGCGGCCCGATCCCGCCTCAACCTCTCCGCCA
This window encodes:
- a CDS encoding Ig domain-containing protein, yielding MDDVTISSTDRVELNWPGKHEKVRVFQTDEGLWDKEPVSHKASLRGLEKLKFFPGSIPAEASILLSGQRHDALSSLTRSLGPVFRFIYMDLPRLNVDDVATAFQSASSLRLTTWLNVVRNFLVEVRELLSRDGVVAVHCGEDESQYARIILDELFRDKRVATIMWQKAYSAQNMPGMKSFTDTHDLIYVYARDRDALPAVGLRRPPKGYANADHDPRGAWKAEHKGAKTRRENSDFDTFQPPYRWKIVKGELPAGLWRLSPYTGVIWGVPTVAGTFKFTAEVTDMLGKSSTKDFSITVKSAGEPSPPGDIPWIFEEVSPKGKLRIITDKLPDAVADKTYSTIIFADGGIPLKVQKLGLVPDDTGILRKPR
- the dcm gene encoding DNA (cytosine-5-)-methyltransferase, whose protein sequence is MSTAVAEPQPAVRKKPVDDGSMHWRAEVALDPKHRPQLWNKPSSTVRRDWRKYPQEAHVLDEDCRRYRRLTPSEIAVLQGFDNILAKNTGFSDRQVIAALGNAVPPQMARAVMEGVCQIKSFKKHTSIEVCAGIGGLARGAAEVGFKHLSCLDIDPVCVQFLKRMPELKNSEISSDDLRYARLDRFKGKVGLLSGGPPCQPWSSGGLRRGSEDDRDVLGEMPNLICDIEPECFVFENVAGLTTGQNKSYFEKLMKKLQEPGPALRYGVLAAKLNAADFGVPQVRERVFIIGFRDEPAVKVHRCFDAIWSARTHRDPTISDATRSEWRTVGEAIGGLQDPGGWKSWFGNAIPADKLLE
- a CDS encoding DEAD/DEAH box helicase, whose product is MSGLREYALSHAYDAVVAKASFRKPQHEAFDKFHQLIKALGADIGSMSQEALAGRISDLGYLESIPANLIFDLATGVGKTRLLGGLLVYLALSKQTRNCLILAPRVAILDKLKRESDPSSSKYLFIDRSLVTNPNICFRSDLLSFEPNPSKLNVFILSPQTLTGTKVGTAGDFGPSLRQYLTETNDLIVFSDEAHHFGNKSFGAWSEAVAQLQPKLHLGFTATAPTSAAKRIFYSYGLNTCLKEGKYTKAVKLWVEPKPEDISDDDWDHQTIDFGLKRLEAKKESIAELRSAKPDFPEVSPVLLVAAKDIAHADKIGLWLQNYRGLDESEVYVAHSGKKASAKVTGNAIEAEVGRLVAIDQPGNKVKVVVNVFQLSEGWDVTNVWVIAPLRSLASFSNAIQTIGRGLRLPSGRRVGDEETDTLDVLCFGKEDFGTIVKQATKEFGEGPEGSAAVGIVAKSEHRVRAMRPMSLEVVNAISFKVPEVVRTPGEPELDFSPQITRGISSYVEVYDVGSGEFGSDDGSAVRRSFETVVRAATSQVIDGLRFLDPVKHTPAVRKIVEKVLLDLGGKPGMQISTDAVKLGLGSWMRYEVGTGASTRFTRPVKRQRLSKSLRRKF
- a CDS encoding transposase, producing the protein MEAALALSWSTSPVEGQINRVKTLKRTMYGRAKLDLLRARVLAV